From the genome of Vicinamibacterales bacterium, one region includes:
- a CDS encoding PQQ-binding-like beta-propeller repeat protein, which translates to MRVKTLLPIVLASTAVSLSAENWPHWRGPARNGLSTEKNLPIKWSHTSGENIAWKLPMPALSGSTPIVWDDRIFLNVADPLPDPGDKPSLHLWSVDRVKGTILWQRPLGGGNRMQRKQNQSSPSPVTDGTGIWVLTGTGILKGFDFAGKELWARDIQADYGRFGLNWGYGSSPLLHGDSLYVQVLHGMRTDDPSYLLRIDKKSGKTTWRVERPTNAIQESPDSYTTPAIARAASGEELVITGGDVVTGHDLTTGKELWRVDGLNPQNNPAYRIVASPVVHGDLILAPTRVRPMLAVKAGGRGDVTKSHVLWSFDNGPDVPSPVTDGTYVYSVTDNGVVYCLDAKTGKEVYGRQRLRPGTYSGSFVLADGKLYITNEDGVTSVVKAGPEFQILSENEFDDYSLSSPAISGGTMYFRTTKFLWAIANKP; encoded by the coding sequence ACCGCCGTCTCTCTGAGCGCCGAGAACTGGCCGCACTGGCGGGGCCCGGCGCGCAATGGCCTCAGCACCGAAAAGAACCTGCCGATCAAGTGGTCCCACACGAGCGGCGAGAACATCGCCTGGAAGCTGCCGATGCCGGCGCTGTCCGGATCGACGCCGATCGTCTGGGACGACCGCATCTTCCTGAACGTCGCCGATCCGCTGCCCGATCCGGGCGACAAGCCGAGCCTGCATCTCTGGTCGGTCGACCGTGTGAAGGGCACGATTCTGTGGCAGCGGCCGCTCGGCGGCGGCAATCGCATGCAGCGCAAGCAGAACCAGTCGTCGCCGTCGCCGGTCACCGACGGCACCGGCATCTGGGTGTTGACGGGCACGGGGATCCTGAAGGGTTTCGACTTCGCGGGGAAGGAGTTGTGGGCCCGCGACATCCAGGCGGACTACGGCCGCTTCGGCCTGAACTGGGGCTACGGCTCGTCGCCGCTGCTGCACGGCGACTCGCTCTACGTGCAGGTGCTGCACGGCATGCGCACCGACGATCCGTCGTACCTGCTGCGCATCGACAAGAAGTCGGGGAAGACCACCTGGCGCGTGGAACGGCCGACGAACGCCATTCAGGAATCACCGGATTCGTATACGACCCCGGCGATCGCCAGGGCCGCCAGCGGGGAAGAGCTCGTCATCACCGGCGGCGACGTCGTCACCGGCCACGATCTGACCACGGGCAAGGAGCTGTGGCGCGTCGACGGCCTCAACCCGCAGAACAACCCTGCGTATCGCATCGTGGCTTCGCCGGTGGTGCACGGCGATCTGATTCTGGCGCCGACGCGAGTCCGGCCGATGCTGGCGGTGAAGGCGGGCGGGCGCGGCGACGTCACCAAGTCGCACGTGCTGTGGTCGTTCGACAACGGCCCCGACGTGCCCTCGCCGGTCACGGACGGCACGTACGTGTACTCCGTCACCGATAACGGCGTCGTCTATTGCCTCGACGCCAAGACGGGCAAGGAGGTTTACGGGCGGCAGCGGCTGCGTCCGGGCACCTACAGCGGCTCCTTCGTGCTCGCGGACGGCAAGCTGTACATCACCAACGAAGACGGCGTCACCAGCGTCGTCAAGGCGGGGCCCGAGTTCCAGATCCTGTCCGAGAACGAGTTCGACGACTACTCGCTCAGCTCGCCGGCGATCTCCGGCGGAACGATGTACTTCAGGACGACGAAGTTCCTGTGGGCCATCGCGAATAAACCCTAG